The sequence below is a genomic window from bacterium.
GGCTTCTCCTCCAGATCTGGTGGGAGGGGTGATGATGGCGGGAGCTGAGCGGGACCTCCGGGGATACGCGGCGATCAAGGTCGTCGGGGTTGGCGGGGGCGGGAGCAATGCGGTCAACCGGATGATCAGCGCGGGGCTCCGGGGTGTTGAGTTTATCGCCATCAACACGGACGCGCAGGCGTTGGCTCTGAGCAACGCCGACAAGAAGATCCACGTGGGGGGCAAACTGACCCGAGGACTTGGCGCGGGCGGCGATCCGGAGATCGGCCGTCAGGCGGCGGAGGAGTGCCGGGAGGAACTGACCGAGGCCCTCGAGGGCGCGGACATGATCTTCGTCACCGCGGGGATGGGCGGGGGGACGGGAACCGGCGGCGCGCATGTCGTGGCGCAGGTGGGCCGTGAGCTGGGGGCGTTGACGATCGGCGTCGTCACCCGACCCTTCAGCTTCGAGGGCCGCCGCCGGGCGGTTGTGGCCGACGAGGGGATCCGAAACCTTCGCCAGCGCGTCAACACGGTGATCACGATTCCGAACGACCGGTTGCTGCAAGTGGTCGACAAGAGCGCCACGGTGGTCGAGGCGTTCCGCGTGGCCGACGACATCCTCCGGCAGGGAGTCCAGGGGATCGCCGACCTGATCACCGTACCCGGGCTGATCAACCTCGACTTCGCCGACGTCCGCGCGGTCATGACCGAGGCGGGGTCGGCGCTGATCGGCATTGGCGTGGCGGACGGCGAAAACCGCGCCGTCAAGGCCGCCCAGGCCGCGATCGCCAGTCCGCTCCTGGAGACGTCGATGGACGGAGCCCGCGGGGTTCTCATGAACATCACGGGCGGGACCGACCTGGCACTGTTCGAGGTGAGCGAGGCGGCCCAAGTCGTACAGAAGGCCGCCGACGCAGACGCCAACATCATCTTCGGCGCGGTGATCGATGAGCGGCTGGACGGCGAGGTCCGCATCACGGTGATTGCCACCGGCTTCGAGGGCCGCCGTCGAGACCTCGAGGACACCGGGGAGGGGGAGGTCGCCGTCACGGTCGGGGAGGGCGGCGTCCCGAGCACCCCCCGCCTGGAGCGTGACGACCTGGACATCCCGGCCTTTCTTCGGAAGCGCTAGACTGGAAATCGCATCTCTCCGGCCCGGGCGCGGCGGCTGGCTACGTCGCGTCCGGGCCGCGGCTCTTTTCCCTGTCCATCCCCGGTGGTAGGCTAGAATCCATGGCAACGGTAGCTCCGGACCGCTTCACCGCGATTCA
It includes:
- the ftsZ gene encoding cell division protein FtsZ, translated to MAGAERDLRGYAAIKVVGVGGGGSNAVNRMISAGLRGVEFIAINTDAQALALSNADKKIHVGGKLTRGLGAGGDPEIGRQAAEECREELTEALEGADMIFVTAGMGGGTGTGGAHVVAQVGRELGALTIGVVTRPFSFEGRRRAVVADEGIRNLRQRVNTVITIPNDRLLQVVDKSATVVEAFRVADDILRQGVQGIADLITVPGLINLDFADVRAVMTEAGSALIGIGVADGENRAVKAAQAAIASPLLETSMDGARGVLMNITGGTDLALFEVSEAAQVVQKAADADANIIFGAVIDERLDGEVRITVIATGFEGRRRDLEDTGEGEVAVTVGEGGVPSTPRLERDDLDIPAFLRKR